TCAACTACCTACGTAATGCAGTAGCAGTCCCCGTTACCGAACACGGCAAGGacgacattattattattattacctagcTTCttcctaattaaaaaaataaaataaaaatcaggcAGGAAATTAAATCAGAAAatgaaatacaaaaatgtttagcCGGTGAAAAGTTTATTACTTTaggtaatattataatgtataagaTGTATTATGCCAGAGCACACTACAATATTGATTTGAATTATTTACAACAAATCATAAATGTAAAACTTAAGCGAGGCAATGTTTTGGTAAAAtttgttttaagtaaataattacgctacacttaaaattaaacaagtctaattaaataaaactttcacaattataaaataattcttcCTACATGATTTGTAAGGCTGAGCATCCACCACAAGACACGAGAATAAATAGTAACTCATGGATGATATTATTTACATGATCTAATCTTACGCCAAAACCACATAGCTCAACATGAAATTATTTATGAGAATTTGAGAACTAATAAGAGGCTGTAATAGTTGTAAGCTAAATTAAAAAGGCAGTCTGAAATTACTTCTTACTAACTTCGGATGAGGCTGTATAACGGAAAGCGTTTGCCTGTCGCTGTAATGAAAGTTATGCGCTGAACTGAATTCGGCGCCATTTTTGTACGACATCGAAATCGAAGTATCAATTCTTTTAAATGTTGAGCTACGTAGAGTTCATAACAGGCAAGACGTAAcacatgtatgtataaaaatataaacatgcaTCATACACACACTTGTTCTTTAGTTACGCGCTGCACAATCATAAAACTAATGCTAATGATTTTTGAAGAACGTCTGATAAGGTAAGTGATAATACCTATGTGTTATCAGATTGCGACTCTATCTTATTTTACttagtttatccatgatagaAAATAAACAATGTACCTACCCGTGTCGTCAACACATGTACAACTAAAGACTACTTAGGTTGTCTTGACATGTCCAGCTTATGAAACCCCAGAAAAATTACATGCAAAAGAAAGACTAAACAATATTCAtagttaaaataatattcttattGACTTTGTCATATTgcaattaaatttaaaacattatcAGTTGAACAGTTTTCAAAGCGGTGGACACGTAGCctgtaattttacaatttttctACGAAAGATTTCTTAACTAAAATTCTTGAAGCTTCGTTAGTTCAAATGCTTGACGATCAATTTGCTCTATTCTGCCAAAAGGTTAGGTATTGCGGTAGTGCATTTGAACTTCAGAGAGCTTTTTTCGAGCTATCATCGTCTTTACACCTTCATCATTCTCGTAACGGCATTTGTTATAAAGTTGTAAACCCCTTACAAATGTTATGAGTCAGGTGCAGCTCAATTATGaagctaaaattataataaaaattgtaCATTTTCTTAGGAAACATACATTGCTTTTGTGGCATTCGTCTTTATCAGTTAGGAAAGCAAGTACCAATAATGCTTTCTCTAACTTACTACTCTACTAGAGATGTAATGCTAAtattctttaaattattattttaagttaatgcGTTTAAAATATTTCCATTACTTGATCAATATCCTATGAACAATAATAATTGGACATTAAGTTAGTGTTATGATTACAATACCATCATTTCAGAATTCAGGCTAAGTCCATTTCAATATGAAATttccaaaaaagaaataaactgtTCAAAGTCATGAAATCATTTTTAGGAATCGAACGTGgactttttcaaaatttatctaaaACAATTTCATTACTTTGGTCACAATGTAGTACGATGATGAATTAACAATTTATAAAgctaaataatttattgcctTCACAATCAATTCAAAATCACATTAGATAAGGTTACTAGTTCACCAAATATTTTTGGAAAGTTTCATTGAACGGACTGTACAAAACTATAAAAATTAGCCTAATGAAATTCAAACTATCAAACACTCTCTCAGGTTTTCTACTTCCTATTTAATTTACATGAATTATATTCATACTATCTCTACCCTTAATGAAGCTTTGTCCTGTATCATAATTATCCGATATAGTatacgtataataattattattattcaaataattCTACCACGTTTTTGGTAGTCTCCTAGCTTCAAGTATGTTGATATAACCGCTTGCTTTACTCGTCATTCATTTGTTGAAACTGTATTTTAGGAGGCGAATTTTAACTATTACTGAACTGAAATCttcaaaataggtacttattaatattCCTGACGGTACGCGGTATACGTacgtattaggtaggtattgaTTGCAATACCTTGGTAGGCTACCTACGTACTTTTCCATATAAAATAGGTGAATATAGTTTTATTCATGATTATCTcatcaaaatatttcataaaaagtCCAttgtaaaacaaacaaaatgttaTCAATCATACTTttatgtctgtaacctgttgtgtataataaataaaaaaatcacataagtaggtatatttagtttaggtacctacctatttccaAAACTGTGTCCCCAATTTTCTAAAGATTAATTGGTTGAAtgaaaaatataggtaataataaaatgGGTCCAATTTATCCAAAGCGTTACATATTGCAAACAAAACGTAtaccaaaatattaaaaataattattttatcttattgggtgcctacgtacctacctaatttgaTTTAGTTTAGGTAAAAGAAGCTAGGTCgtttaattatgtaggtacctacttacctattattacgtaagtaggtaacaggggtttaaattatgaaattggcGTTATATAATACTGGCTAGTTTAAAGTTCGATATATTGTGTTCTATTAGGAAttcaaaattgaaattaatttaaaattaaagctCAGTTATAGCTCAATTAGGTAATAGTTTGTTTATTTGTAGTTTcgtcttttgtttttcttacaCGTCTCTGTTTTAGTAACGCGCGCTTTTCGAATTGGTTTAAAAACTACAAGAAGTTTGATTTGCTTTTAATTTTTCTATGCGCAAAAGTCGGCAATTTCGTAAATAAACACGTAAATATGAtcgttaaataattaatattttaggcAGGTTACCTAATGGAAATAAGTATATAACTACTTTAGTACGTAGTTACTACTATCAATCTAAAATAAAGTTTGTGGCTGTCAGAATTGGCACCAATAtcaataggtaggtaactaattaaACAATAACTTTTCACTTGGTTCTCTTGAAATGATAGGATAGGTAATTTAATgcatattatacctacttaggtatcaTATAAATAAAGAAGAGAATTCATATCAAATTTAGATTAATATCCACGAAAATTCTAATACAATAAAACTAGTATCTATACTGCTAcaacaaaattatttacttaggtaagtaataatatttttgctaaATATTTGGGGGCACGGTAGTATATGCGGCTATACGCCAAGTTCTCTCTCTCCATATCTTTATCGtgcaactaaataattatattctgaagttttgttatgctatgttatgttgttgctaaaaagcaaatattttataaactatttctgataaaagcTCCGAagacgatgtttttttttacatttttggtATAATACTttttaagatattattattgGAGCAATACATAGGCCCCTGTATTTTACGTTAACGCATTATGTGATTATTTAATTTCGTCaaactttaatattttatgtgttGAGTATTTCTACTATTcgtacaaaattattattaagtaagtagtaactaatTGATGTACACTACATTATTGCATTGCTAACTTATCATAGATAACTCGAtgtaattttaatacatttcataaaatatttttattagattGTTATGCATATCATATAAGACTTCTTAATTCAGAAAAGTACGATATATTTagtgatagaatagaatagataatGTAACCTATTTCACAccataacacaaaataataatatgaatgttATCTAAATAATGATACTAAATAGAAGGGTATTCTCATTATACTAAAGTGACCCATATAACTTTAAACActtattatacaaaatattattgcGCCCCTTTAAATGTTCATAGAATTTTAAAGTCACCCAACTTTTAAGTGTATTGCTTACTTACGCTAAACATTAAGTATTCCCGTGGTAGGATTAAAAATTCACATAAAATGTCTTTTATTATGAACAAGAGAGCGTATGCGTTCAATCGAAGTAATTATATAGATAAACTGTTATGATCTATTTCAATAAACATGAATACATACACTACATGCGCATGGTACGTTCGTCATCTTAAACATAGAAAAGAGATTTTGaaatgtattattaataataattatcacaattacatatttattgatATAGATTGTGCGTATAGCCACTTGAATGAAATGGATGCAATGGTAgtttaaacattaaaaatagtATTATTATGGTATCATAacgatattataataatagcttcacacataaattaataatttaacataataaaaactatCAAGTCAGTCGCAGCACtgtttgtattataatataagaaaattaaaataaatatttacactaaaattaaatttcaaGGTGATTAAAATTGTAGTAAGCTTAAAATAACGAACGAGCTACGTAAATAACGAAATTAAATAACcgtaaattaaaatatcaatggATTTCTAATTATTCAGTATCATCTATTTACAAAcactgtttttaatatattttctagtCAATACCGATATAatcttattatttcataatattttagtcaaataaaaataagcaactTAAAAATCAATTATCTCCAAGAAGAAATATGAATAAgggtaaaatataatatttttacctTACGCTTAGTATATAAAAGGGAACGATGCAACTACCTTCCAGAGAATATGCTGATGGAGTTGGACGTAGTGCGTTTGCGGACAAGGTTTGCCTCAACTGAAATGAGACAAATGTAATTATTAAAATGCTGCTAAAATTCTAAACGATTAAGTAAATAATCTTTGCGTTGTCTGAGAACAAcgtaagtctaatataatatctaataagCCAAGTTTTTAGAAGAACTTACTTGTAGAGTCTTGAGGCGTAAGCGGCCTCTTTATAGTTTGTTGTATGACCGCCAGCCAACCGGCTCGGTCCTCATGAGTAGTTGCGGCCAGACAGTATGTCCGATCAGGAGTTACCAAGTGGAAAGGAAAACGTGCATCTTTACATCCATTTCCTGTATTTGACACTTTTATGCAGTATCCATTAGATTCATGGCCTGTAATGTTACCAAGTTTGTAAATTAATATCGCAAAAAAAGAgaatttaaaaacttttaactttaatacATATATCTAGATGTCATTGCATGATTGAGAAGCTCTtttaataatagttattaatCATAAAAACTTGTGTTAAATggaaattaaatctaaaaattataagaaaaattgTTAGgctaatttaaaaatgtaataataccaCGACATATCATTTGAGTTTTAAGGTGCTTAAGGGTGTTAGGACCATCGCTATGTAATTTTCGgtgacaatagatggcgtaagtgaaGCCAcgccattcggtgatcgaaatatatttttttgcaatgATACaacactacttgaaggtctagagaatctacgaacaataaaaaatattataaacccttcctattttcttcaggtttactctgggcttgaagctattgacaactttctatttaaatgttctttttattactgattattagaaactacatataaaaaaagttttgtaaagcatTATACACTTCCATATGGGAATGTAtgtttaaacaaaaatttaaagaaaatacattgtTATTTTACGTCTTGTAACACAAATTAAATGAAGCCTCAGAAAGAAtgataaatggaaaaaaagactaaattatttacgttttacactgaatcCGCTACACGTACGCCACCTAGGTAACGGGTAGGAACTAGACTAGGGTCCCTACACCcttaattatatttatcttcTTAGACTGTTGACTAGTAaggtaatattattgttactttctCATAGTACCACAAAACGCCATATATCATGAATTCATGAAATACCCTACAAAAAAACCCTACAAATAgaaaccaataaaaaaataaaaatgatacaacttaccaataaatatttCGCCTTTGGGATAAGCATCGAGTGGTTCGTCATGATACATCAGTTTCCTGTTGTCTAAAGTGAACCATCGCCTGCGATGAGCATCTGATGGTCTAGGGCCAGTCTTCCACAACCAGCCTTCGCGAGCAAAGTCTTTGGGAAGACGGAGTAGTAACTCCGATTGTGGAGCAGAGGGGAATGCTACTTGCAGCAAATGTAGTTTGGCGCAACGTATTGCTGTGTACCTGAAAGGAATTTTAGTTTAGATATCATGAATTCTAGACGGTTAGATGCTTGGTTAACTTGAGCATCACATAGTAGTATAATTGAAAAGTAGTTATGAAATAACAGAATTTTTGACATAAAGAGACATGAGAGCAAACGGTTCGAAAgacattgtaaaataaaatgttaattacCAGTTGTTAATTTTTTCTGCATCGTCGTGGTAAACGTAGATATGACGAGTAGTACCATCTTTCATGTAGGTCAGCTGCATAGAGTTCATGTGGCCGATTTTCGCAGGTGCAAATGCTACATTTAACTCTGACAGTCGTAGTACACCCTTAGGTTCCTTGTTTTCATTCACATGATATCTGAAAAAAGAAAGTAATCAATATGTAAAGATAAAACAAGAATACGCCTTTGTAACGTTGGGATTCtatgtctaattttatttataaagttgaCGAATGGGTGCTAGACAAACTTCACAAATTGGGTGTTACGGGCGAGAGTTATTATTTACtatgtaaacattttatataagaatataatacaataatattttgtgCGTAACGTAAAATATGTGATAGTCCACCGGtcgatattgaaaataattacaaattaacaCATATAGTTGGGAATTTCGCCGATGATTGTATGTTATCCAAGGCAATGGAAGGGAAAGTGGTGATAAGGATGATAGAAAGCTGATGTTGTGCAGAGCTTACTGAGAAACCTTAACAAAACCAAATCCTATCCTCGGAGACGTTTTACCTCCACCATCCCGACAACACAGACAAAACATTTACACCAATATTCAAAAACCACTGGATTATTGAATTGCACTCTCATTCTTACCTCCAACGACCAAAGCTTTTGACACGGAGACGATCGATTAACCGATCGAGACAACTCTTGACACGGCCACAGCCGTCGGAAGCATGGTGATACCTAAGGACCAGTCCGGATATGTTTAGGCTAGACTACTATAAAATGTTACGTTTCAAATCATGCTTTCTTCATTGTCACTGATTTACCAgtgcaatt
This sequence is a window from Pectinophora gossypiella chromosome 14, ilPecGoss1.1, whole genome shotgun sequence. Protein-coding genes within it:
- the LOC126372870 gene encoding arf-GAP with dual PH domain-containing protein 1-like isoform X1, encoding MVDHNEKLLQELQKKSGNNVCADCGAEDPEWASYNLGIFICMRCASIHRGMGAHISKVKHLKLDRWEDSQVQRMKEVGNTAARHKYEERVPPCYRRPTKNDSQVLIEQWIRAKYEREEFCHPERQSYLSGSMEGFLMKRGKEDSRYQPRKFVLNENEDTLKYHHASDGCGRVKSCLDRLIDRLRVKSFGRWRYHVNENKEPKGVLRLSELNVAFAPAKIGHMNSMQLTYMKDGTTRHIYVYHDDAEKINNWYTAIRCAKLHLLQVAFPSAPQSELLLRLPKDFAREGWLWKTGPRPSDAHRRRWFTLDNRKLMYHDEPLDAYPKGEIFIGHESNGYCIKVSNTGNGCKDARFPFHLVTPDRTYCLAATTHEDRAGWLAVIQQTIKRPLTPQDSTIEANLVRKRTTSNSISIFSGR
- the LOC126372870 gene encoding arf-GAP with dual PH domain-containing protein 1-like isoform X2, whose translation is MVDHNEKLLQELQKKSGNNVCADCGAEDPEWASYNLGIFICMRCASIHRGMGAHISKVKHLKLDRWEDSQVQRMKEVGNTAARHKYEERVPPCYRRPTKNDSQVLIEQWIRAKYEREEFCHPERQSYLSGSMEGFLMKRGKEDSRYQPRKFVLNENEDTLKYHVNENKEPKGVLRLSELNVAFAPAKIGHMNSMQLTYMKDGTTRHIYVYHDDAEKINNWYTAIRCAKLHLLQVAFPSAPQSELLLRLPKDFAREGWLWKTGPRPSDAHRRRWFTLDNRKLMYHDEPLDAYPKGEIFIGHESNGYCIKVSNTGNGCKDARFPFHLVTPDRTYCLAATTHEDRAGWLAVIQQTIKRPLTPQDSTIEANLVRKRTTSNSISIFSGR